The region tcctcataaacaatactagttttcacagataatttctatatttctatgattttCGGGctgccaaaaagtcccttcccatgagccatctcctgctttttataggctcatggagggttgcccaatattgttacagatattatcccttgaatcatgggatattcagaagattgcatgaaataaattcgggatacataagatctttccataaatgttgctttgccagcggaaccaccgaccagtctggtcgtggtaaaaacaggcctgtcctgcttctggtgtgtcttctggtcgatactctagcagacgctccaggtgtcaggcacgtgtcaagagattattcgccacgtcacaaatgctaatttattggataacacctATGTTATTAAGagcatagttacttcttcttccctttttaatggagtgttcttcctctttttccttcaaatttgatgtttatttacatatttaatatgagtaacccgtcaCCCCTTTTATAGTAATTGGTTACCCCTTTTATGACAGAAAGTTACTCCTCTAAGgatatttaacctagctctatgattttttttatataactgtcaaaaatcaatcaagtaactggttaccttacctgagatttgaaaaaagaaacgtacaatctaaaaaaagaaaaaaaatgtttataataaataaacaataattttaaacacaattcatattacaaaaagaaaaaagataaaaaatttgcaaaacaaccaaagaaagatttaatataaaaaaactatgacataaaccaacttttatacaaaaaaatgggaaaataaacccataaaagtgaaaattcttaaaaaaataggcatagattaaattttttttttttttggaaaaagccatatttttgcactctattaaaaatcacatataaaatgtaatttccttaTCATTTATTATTATAGTTTTTAGGGATCTTtacatacatataatataaaatcattacaaaaatcacctacacaaatttatttacaaaaatgccTTTCCACATCATCAAAAAATACCTGATTCTAAAAATAATATACCTAATTAGAAATATTCTTGAAATCCCGAATTTCCCATTTTTCTGGGTCTTCGAAAGTAATATTTTGGTTAATTATAATGGTGATAAATTACCAATTagtcactttttttttattaaattttttaattttagatcatattatttaAGTATCTTTGGAttacctccaaaacttatttacagacatcttaatatatcaattaattatttttatgttatattatggtatcttattatttGAGATGCATTTTGGTAACCTTTAAGcttattttagaaactaatgagttgtcatatagtataataagttaccgtataatttattaataaaaattaatttagtatactacTCGTTAACTTTTAATAAACTTTCTTAATAACTTATGTAATTTACACGTCTTATTGTTTAAGATACTTTTACATTACCTTCAAATCTATTTTAGAAATTAATTGGTCATCATATAGTATAAAAAGTTACTCTAATTCCAAGTTTGTTTTTAACAGGAGTATAAAAAGTTACTCTTAttagaaaataataccaattgattgttttttttcataacataaaTTTGGAGTTACTCCTACAAAATTAATTTTCATACATAACATAAACCAattaaccaaatttaaaaaataagcttaaagttaattaactaaaataaacaTTTTTGTAAAATGGTGACTAATCAGTACCTAATTGGTATTTATAAGTAACCAAATTGTTACTTTTGATTTTAGTAACCACGAAAAAATATATGCTTCTaatatatcaaaatgatcaccttGAGCCAAAATGATCAATGACGtagccataattttttttttttaaagttatagaaaagagagagaattaaataattattttagtgTTGACCATTctcaattatatattatttttatatgctttataaaaatatttttgtaattaaaatttttgaggttaaatttgtaaataaaatCAAATATAAGTTGGGAGATTTCTTCTAGTTTTTAACATTGTTATCACTTCACTAACTGAACCCTCTCTCAGCGGACCCAGTCGACTCCCAGCTCACCTAGTCCACTCGATTCCGGTACTCAGCATTCTCAGGCCGGCTTCTGGCGTTCAGTCTCCGTCGACGGCGTCGCAGCCCACTCCGCCTCCGGGTATCCCTCTCCCTCTTGGTTTCGCTGTCAGCCATAAGttattctactactactactacttagaGCTTTTCAGCTTGTTTAATGGCAGAGCAGAGGCAATGACTTTTGAGTTGGGTATTTTCGAAAAAATGTTCTCTTTTTGCTCCCAAATTCCCAATATTGCAATGGGTCACTTTTTGTTTTGATTAGTTTAATGAATTGGTAATTATTTATTCTCTGCCATTATAGTGATTTTGATCCATGGCTATTTTTGTTTTGATTGCCAAAATCAACTTAAATTAAAAAATGGTCATCAATATATACACAAGTTTTCGCTTCCTATGCTTAATTCCTTATTTCTGTCTATTGATTGGAGAATGAAAATGTCAGGCTAATTGTTTGCCATATTCTTTTGGGTTTGAAATTGAATGCTCATGCTATATAATGTTCTgtccaaataatttatttttcttcgtttttagTTCTTGACACCATTTCTAATGACctaaagttttattttatttcaatataATGCTTGCTAATTCTGTTGATACAGGTTGCTCTTCGAGTATGTATTGTAGTAGTTTCAGTTGTACTTGTGCTTATACAGAGACCTTAATAGCTACTTCGAGTCATAGTGAGTCATTTAAAGGAAGAAGTTTTGGAAATTTAAAGGTTTGCAGTTATGGGTACTTGGGAAACAGGTCGAAAGCGAGTAGTAAACGAATGGAAGGGGTTGAACTGGCCAAGGTGAAGAAGAAAGTTGTGAAGTCTTCTGAAGAGGTTATAAGGGTTCTTAAATCTACAACGGACCCAAATTCTGCATTTTCTTATTTTATGGTTGTTGCTGATTTACCTTATGTTGTTCACACCCCTGAAACGTGCAATTACATGCTTGAAGTCTTGATGACTTGTAAGAGGGTGGAGGATATGGCTGCTGTATATGATTTTATGCAAAAGAAAAAGGTTTACCGAACTGTGGACACTTATCTTGCTATTTTTAAAGGTCTTCGCGTAAGGGGTGGTATTGAACAAGCACCGACTGTGCTTGAGAAGATGAGAAAGGCTGGGTTCGTTTTGGATGTGTTTTCATATAATTGCTTGATTTATTTTCTTCTCCAATTAGAGTTTTGTAGGGAGGCTTTGGAGGTTTACAACAGAATGATCTTCGAAGGGATGAAGCCAAGCTTGAAGACTTATTCGTCACTGATGTTGGCATTTGGAAAGCGAGGCAATACAAAAACGGTAATGGATTTGTTAGAAGAGATGAAACATTTGAAATTGAGGCCTAATATTTATACATTTAACATATGCATTAGAGCTCTTGGAAGTGCCGGGAAAATTGATGAGGCTTATAATGTATTGAAGAGAATGGACGAGGAGGGATGCGAGCCAAATGTTATCACTTATACAAGTCTCATTGATGCTCTTTGTAACGCAGGTAAACATGATAATGCGAAGGCGTTGTTTGCAAAGATGAAAGCTAGCAGTCACAAACCTAATCGTGTAACTTACATTACTTTGTTGGACAAGTTAAGTGACTGTGGAGAATTGGAAACTCTGAAAGAAATTTGGGATGAAATGGAAGCTGATGGAATTGCTCCTGATGTAGTTATGTTTAACATTCTTATTGATGCTATATGCAAAGCAGGAAATGTTGAAAAAGCATTTGATACTCTAGGTGTCATGAAGGAGGAAGGGATCTCACCAAATCTTCACACTTACAACATTTTGGTTGGGGGATTATTAAGGGCAAGTAGATTAAACGAGGCTCTTAAACTTTTCAGTAATATGAAATCCCTGGGCGTCATTCCTAACACAATTACATATAGTATAATCATTTCTGGTTTAGTGAAATTTAATAGTGTGGATGAGGCTATCGATTTCTACTATGATCATGTAGGTCATGATTTTCCCCCATCTCCTTATATATATGCCCCGTTCATTGAGGGACTTTTTAAGGCAGGAAGACATGAAGAAGCAATGCTTTTCTTCGAGGAGATGCTAGAGTATGGATGCAAACCTAACCGTGTGATTTTCAATATTCTTATGAATGGATTTGGGAAAAGAGGGGATGTGGAAATTGCCTGCCAGTTGTTTAAAATAATGGTTAAAGAAGGAATAAAACCAGACTTGAAGTCTTACACGGTTCTACTGGAATTTTTATGCTGTTCAGGAAAAATTGATGATGCTTTGTATTACTTTGAGGAACTAAAGCAGACTGGCCTTAGTCCTGACTTATTCTGTTATAACCATTTGATTAATGCGCTTGGAAGATCACAGAGGCTAGAAGAAGCTCTATGTCTGTACACTGAAATGCGGAGTAGAGGAATTTTTCCTGATATTTCCACATGCAACAAACTAATACTCAATCTTGGGATCGGGAGAATGTTGGAGCAAGCGGTGAGTGTATATGAAGAACTACAACTTAAGGGCCTCAAACCTGATGTTTTCACTTACAATGCTCTCATTCGGGCCTACAGCATGTCAGGTTATCCAGACCATGCTTATGCTGTTTACAAGAAAATGATGGTTGTTGGCTGCGACCCAAATGTGAAAACGTTTGCAGAACTTCCTACTCAAACTTGATTGCTTCACACCATTGAAATTCTCATGGAGCGATAGACACTTCTCTGAACTGTCTTTCAGGTGTAAACCCTTTGAATTACTTCTTTTACTACACCTGATTCAGAGGATTTTGCATATAATTCCAGTATGCTCTACTCAATTAACATTTTCTTATATGAAATTGAATGTGAATTCTCCTATAAGAAATATCATAATTCAAATGATTGTTCATATGCAGATTGGAATTCTGAGAAGTTTGGTGGTGAAGGGATGCCCATAATGCATGTGATCCTGTGATTAATGTTATTTTGTTAGTTATGCAAACATTCCATATACCTACATACCTCATAATTCTCACATCTCTTAACTCTTCACAAGAAGACTTTTTTTAACCCAAATTGATAGTTACGCAAACATTTTCATGCTCTTTTACGTAACTTACACAAATATCTCAACTTtactaatattaaatagttaaaTAGGAAAATGATTTTGAGGCAATGTCCAACACTGAATACTAAAGCAATGGGTTTGTGAGTAATATGTATTCACCTTATTCTTCGATGAAGTCAAATATGTAAATGGACCCCATAGAATTTGTGTTGAAATTCCAAAAGTTCATGACACCAAATCATTCTTTTGGTTCATCGTAGGCTTTTAAGGTTGCTAgcatttttcctcattttctctctggTGTTGCAACTTTCATCTGTTGGTGTCTAACTCAATTTAGTTTTACATGAATTTGCAGGATGTGCCTGAAGGTCATGTTTATTTGTTGGGTGACAAACCGTAATAATAGTTATGATTCCTATTTTAGGTGAGTATTCTCAATATCCACCTTTTTAAATTTTTCTCTGTATGCTTTGAGCTTCTTATGAAAAATAATTGATAGAAATGTGAAAGCTTTAGCACAATCTTGACACAGTTTTATTGCTTCTTTATCTTATTTTACTAAGTAGTCTATATGTGAACTTAATAAATAGGGGACATCTTCCTGTACGAAACATCATTGGAAGATTTGTAATGTATTGCCACAGACCATCAAACTGTTGATACAAGATTTGATTTGAAGATGAGCCACAACCACCACCCGCTAGAGGCATCTAACTATAAACTGAACGCTCTTAAACTTTATCGTGTAAGGGAAGACAGAAGCAAATCGACACGATTTTACCTCCACGGATTCTCTATTCTGCCCATTGGTGATCCACAACTTGGTTTAGTAATTTATAGTAAGCATTGGATGGCATCCTCTTAGTTTGTTTGTCAGCAGTAAGATTTAAGTTGATTGTAGATATTGTTAGActaaacattttctaaaacacTAGCAGTATGGACTTATGGTGCTTTACTAGTTTAGTTTACGCCTCATATTTAGACAACCGTTGTCTCAAGTCTTAATCCAAAATGTTACCAGACACAAAGACAAGTCTTCTAGATATAAAAGGGTGGAATATATTCAACATGGTCTATTCTATTCAGTTTAACTTATATAATTATTACATTGATTTTAGATATTTCTCTCTTGTCCAGTTCTACCTTTGATTGATTGGTGCGACTGATATTGTAATTATGAACTGAATAAGTTTGATAGGTACTAAGAGCATCTCCAATGCAAACTACTCCAACATTGTTTAAAATGTCTAAatcaactaaaaaaatataattttttattttctctctcatccacGTCACTTTTGTCAACATATTTCTTAAAAATACTCCAATGCAAGCTACCTTAAAAATTGACAACCATGTCCccacatattattatttaatatattattttataattataaatattatcatactaaattttttaaattcatatattaatataaataaatagtacATGATATTTAAATTAgactaaatttaaaaaaaaacttataaaatgacataatcgtaattaatcaatctaacataattaaaaaaaaattaattaaaatgattttcaaatttggaaaactttggttaaattgataatattaaaaatttggattttgaggattagtagaaggagtattttgaaaattttgattgaaatgagaatattgtaaatttggattttggggattggtatatggagaaaatgatgaattttgaaattttagattttgggagttggtatttggagaatttagaaaattttgagaattttgggaatccattggtaaaaaaataaattttgtaatattgataatttggaagaaaaatgtatgaaattgtgtgaaaattgaatgaaatagatgagtatttatagaagaaatttttttaatattactaTTTTTTACCAACGGATACATTtcttacataatatatatatatatgtataattaaaaaaaataataaaatataaagaagGCACCGTTGTCTCACAGAGACAACGGCTCTTTCATTATTAATTGGCAACGTATGGCTACAATGATAAgccattttttttatatgttgccTCTCAGAAAAAGTCAACCGGCTACGTACATAGCAACCAGCATTGTAGTTGGCCTAAGTGACCAACTATATGGTATTTAAGTGCATTTTATTTTTCTGATAAAAGGATGGTGTTCTAGTGTTGTAATTGAATGTTTCATGGTGGTGGTCACCTCCTCAAAATTTGGTCAAAAAACCTTTAAATTTTTGGAAGTTCAGTGTGCAATATGGTCTTAATCATATCATAAGTTCAAGATTCCTATAATAAAATCTAGAACCAAacagttttaaataaaagaaGGCCTCATTTTCTTAGCCTAAAGTACCTACCCACAAGTACAAACCTTAACATACATAGGAGGATATCTACGGAAGTATTAAGGTAAAACCTCCTAATGATATGATGTAACTTTAGCACTAATAGTATATTTCTCTTAagccattttaaaaaaaaattaaatatattttcttatgGATTTTGGTAAAGGGGTTATTAAAAAATACATCAGTATTACCTTGTTTTTACAAAAATACGTCCAATTCAGACTCTTTAAAGAATATTACAATTTCAAATAACAAAATGTATCTTTTGTAAATAAAAATTAGGAGATTTAAAATACAGCATACACTATCATATTATGGTGTTAGATTTTTTTAACTCGTCCATAAAATAAAGGGCTTTCTTATATAAATATGGtattatgaaattaaaaaaacgAAAATTTGAAAAATCAGGTAACTAAaacaattttgtttaaatttgttGACGTTATTTTTCGTCATTTAATTATGAAGAACACTAAACAAGAAtgtagaaaaaatagaagaattcAGAAGATtctttacgtggttcagcagttaaaatctactTAGTctacgagtcactgttattatcactactctcaaagctttgaatgaaagcaatttgacagagtTTTCTTCAATATAATATTTGCGTCCATACAAATGAATTAGACCAAACTATTTATAGACCTAGTTGTGAAAATATATTCCCTCAAATCAGGGAAATTACAATCaagcattcaaattcaaatatttgcattaataatattaatcaaataCACTAATTaagtaatatcccatgataaaaGGGATTTAATACACGGTAATAACAAATCCCTACGAGATAGGACTTTGTAGCAGCCGTTTCGTGTGACAAATGCGTGATTGAGCTCGATCGTTGTGTTGACACACTTTCGAGACTAGCCAAGCTTCGAGCTCATCGTTCCAGTCATAGCCTCCTCCTCATTCACTAATTCAGTCGAACTCATTCTTTTGAGAAGATTGATGTCTTCGAGCCTGTAGCTCAGGCTCGAGTGCTAATAACAAACCTAGAACCATTTGACAATTCGTATAAGTGTACTGCTAACACTTGTAGTCCCGAGCTTAACTTTTTCGGGCCTACATTTCGAGGTTGTCTAGTTAATCTTGAAtcttgggtgtaacattttgccccctcaaaagtgttggttcgaatcctctgagaaggaaacttttgaactctaTTTTCGAAAAATGtgtccacctaccacactcgagtatggacacgtgtcACTAGGGGATTGCTTACCaagagtactcgagtaccctTTTACCTGCGCACGTCTTTTCCCATTCTCTTTTTGCCGCCATCTCTTTGAAATCAAACCTGATCCCTTAGATCATTTTTTTTTAACTCAGATCAAGGGCTCAGACCCGTTTTCCTTTTACAATTCTTCCTGCCTATATATAAATGTCTTCTCTTCTCCCCACTTTTCACCTTTGCATTTTAGCTTTCAGAAAAGAAAACACGAACCAGAGGAAAATACGAACCATAGCTCttctctttgcatgttctccaaaccgaaaAAGCAACGCAATATCACCACCTTCGGCTCCGTGGGATCATTCCTGCTTCCCCTTCTCCAGTCGATGATCTCCTCGTTCCCACAaacaactttgtgtaagttttctgatcttttccaatcttcaatcatacattttttttttatattcctTCTCTGCATGTAGGGAAACCTTTTTGGTTATTACTACACTCTTGAAACCTTCTTTGCAAGAAGTAGCTTTTTGGTTTGTGTAAGCTTATATAGatcagaaacatgttttaggcaaATTTTTTaagtaaaaacaaataaaaatggaACCTTTTTTTGGGTTATGGGGTATTAGGTTATATTTTTCGTGTTGCCTAAGAaaaagggttttggattagggttttaatgcacgtACCCAATAGTATCTCCTTTTTGGGCAATTGCCAACTTTTTCTTAGAAACTCGGGAATCTCCAAACTGACACTAACCACCCCACTCTCTCATGGGTACACTCTCGATGCCCCAAACTTTTCAATAGTTCGGTGTTGGCATTTGAGTCAATCTCGCTATTTCGAGCCTTCAGTCTCTATTAAGGCgatctcgttatctcgagcttgcaACCTCGAGTTATCAACATTTAATATTTTCCATTCTTTTAAATAATGagccctcacctttttccttcTTGTCAGATGTCACAATCTTCAGAGAATCAGTGGGGGCCCGAGCTTGCTATCCCTTACCACCCACCATCTCCTTAACCCGAGTCATTGTTTACATGAAACCAACGGTTGATCCGGGAGCACAAGGAACAGCTCAAACGGGAAGACATCCGATCTCACTTTTGAcaccagattgacgaggtcaaagagagaaaaaggaagaggcTTCGATTTTCCGTGTATCCAGACCCAGACCCTGAGATTTGACCAATTCCTTTAGTTCCTAAGTGTAGGGTCACCATAGCCTTTTCTTTGGGAAAGCTTTCATTCAGCCTCATGGAGAACATTTTGAACCAGCCACACCACCTCTAAAACCCTTTCCATTCCAGTATCAGAGGATTCTTTATTCGAGGCTGAACATTATCAGAGCTCCATCACTTCTACCGGGCATATTTCAGAGTTGCTGGCCCACCATGGGTTGAAGTTATTCAGCAAACTAATGTGCTAGTCCGCAAGCTCCAACAAAAAGAGTTGCTACGCTCTAGGTGATAACAACCCTGAGAAAAAGGTCAAGCTCACGGCCTAGAGTCGGGAGCACATCCGAGCTGGGGCCCCACTGCCCCTACATGACTATTTCCGAAAATTCCTGGATTATGCTAGCatcgccccattccagctccaaaCCAACTCGTACAGAGTCCTGACCACTCTGAGGTCACTATACCACAACATGAAGTGGGAGGGTCCCTCGGCGCATGAGATTATCTATCTCTTCTACCTCAAAAGCAATCCCTCACGAGCTCATGGCGGTGATGGCTTCttctacctctcgagctatccaaaggagaaACGGTTGTTCGAGGACATTCCCAATCGTCCTCCAAACTTCAAAACCATCTTTTTTTGGACAGATGGCCTTGCTCCTTCCATATTTTACTCCTTCTAGTGTATTCGTAAGTATCTCgccatgtttttttttaattcttttttacttttattttcgaGCTTGAAATGTTCACGCAAACCTTTCCTACAACCAAATATCACCAACTAGGGCCAACAAAGGCCATGAAATATCGCAAGGAGGCAATTCTCAAGCTTCCTTACGGTCGGCGGTCCCTCACCTCCTTCACAAGGATAAGCTTCGAGCTTATGGTCTCCTGGGAGAAGGCGAGTCCACCGATGACTCGGGAAGTCGTAAGTTCGCAAGATGGGAAGATGTCCCCATCCCAACTGCCAAGCTTCCCTCCAGAAGGAGACCCTTGAGCTCGCAAGCTCGGGCCTTTGTTCCTCGTCTACCTGAGCTCCCATGCTCGGGAACTAAAGCTCAGGACGAGGCTTCACCGAGATCAGCAGACAGAGGTAAAATAGTGTTAGACCTGTCCAAGTGGTCTCCCACTCTTCTTAGGCAGGAGCCTAATGTAGTGGTTCTTTTTAACGACCCTAGGAATAATTTCATGGTTTGGTCAGGGTAGATCTTAAAGTCCATAGTTTGATAGTTGGCTGGGGAAGTACCAGACTATGTATAGTCTAAACGAAGTTTGGGACAGGATTGCTGTCCAGTATCGGACCAATGATTATAAGGATTTAATGAGACTGTCTCCCACCTATAGAGAGGGAACCCCTTTAGAGTCATCAGAGGACATAGGGATTTTCTGgtccccgagctcaagctcgcCGAAATCCTCAAGTTGGGTTTCTTTTCACCTAGAAGTCTCATCATTCACTGTAACATATAATCAACTCCTGGTGTTttgttcttccttttttcaggtgAAATAGATTTATACTTGGACACCCTCCTCAACAAACATGTTGCCTCAAGAGTAAACAAACGACACCGGTCGTCTCAAAAGGTGGGCTGCCCTTCCAAGCTCACCAAGAAGTTCGATCTGTCCCCACTGGCTTCAAAGCCTTCCGACCTAGGCCAGGTCACCAACCCTACAACACTTCCAGAAGTTGTGTCCCCTCCCTCTGCGGGTCAACCAAAGCAAGCTCGTCTTTCCCAGCCTCCTATCTCAGATCG is a window of Humulus lupulus chromosome 4, drHumLupu1.1, whole genome shotgun sequence DNA encoding:
- the LOC133829960 gene encoding pentatricopeptide repeat-containing protein At4g31850, chloroplastic-like isoform X2; the protein is MYCSSFSCTCAYTETLIATSSHSESFKGRSFGNLKVCSYGYLGNRSKASSKRMEGVELAKVKKKVVKSSEEVIRVLKSTTDPNSAFSYFMVVADLPYVVHTPETCNYMLEVLMTCKRVEDMAAVYDFMQKKKVYRTVDTYLAIFKGLRVRGGIEQAPTVLEKMRKAGFVLDVFSYNCLIYFLLQLEFCREALEVYNRMIFEGMKPSLKTYSSLMLAFGKRGNTKTVMDLLEEMKHLKLRPNIYTFNICIRALGSAGKIDEAYNVLKRMDEEGCEPNVITYTSLIDALCNAGKHDNAKALFAKMKASSHKPNRVTYITLLDKLSDCGELETLKEIWDEMEADGIAPDVVMFNILIDAICKAGNVEKAFDTLGVMKEEGISPNLHTYNILVGGLLRASRLNEALKLFSNMKSLGVIPNTITYSIIISGLVKFNSVDEAIDFYYDHVGHDFPPSPYIYAPFIEGLFKAGRHEEAMLFFEEMLEYGCKPNRVIFNILMNGFGKRGDVEIACQLFKIMVKEGIKPDLKSYTVLLEFLCCSGKIDDALYYFEELKQTGLSPDLFCYNHLINALGRSQRLEEALCLYTEMRSRGIFPDISTCNKLILNLGIGRMLEQAHVRLSRPCLCCLQENDGCWLRPKCENVCRTSYSNLIASHH
- the LOC133829960 gene encoding pentatricopeptide repeat-containing protein At4g31850, chloroplastic-like isoform X1, encoding MYCSSFSCTCAYTETLIATSSHSESFKGRSFGNLKVCSYGYLGNRSKASSKRMEGVELAKVKKKVVKSSEEVIRVLKSTTDPNSAFSYFMVVADLPYVVHTPETCNYMLEVLMTCKRVEDMAAVYDFMQKKKVYRTVDTYLAIFKGLRVRGGIEQAPTVLEKMRKAGFVLDVFSYNCLIYFLLQLEFCREALEVYNRMIFEGMKPSLKTYSSLMLAFGKRGNTKTVMDLLEEMKHLKLRPNIYTFNICIRALGSAGKIDEAYNVLKRMDEEGCEPNVITYTSLIDALCNAGKHDNAKALFAKMKASSHKPNRVTYITLLDKLSDCGELETLKEIWDEMEADGIAPDVVMFNILIDAICKAGNVEKAFDTLGVMKEEGISPNLHTYNILVGGLLRASRLNEALKLFSNMKSLGVIPNTITYSIIISGLVKFNSVDEAIDFYYDHVGHDFPPSPYIYAPFIEGLFKAGRHEEAMLFFEEMLEYGCKPNRVIFNILMNGFGKRGDVEIACQLFKIMVKEGIKPDLKSYTVLLEFLCCSGKIDDALYYFEELKQTGLSPDLFCYNHLINALGRSQRLEEALCLYTEMRSRGIFPDISTCNKLILNLGIGRMLEQAVSVYEELQLKGLKPDVFTYNALIRAYSMSGYPDHAYAVYKKMMVVGCDPNVKTFAELPTQT